The Bacteroidia bacterium genome includes a region encoding these proteins:
- a CDS encoding glycogen/starch synthase produces the protein MEKLRILFVTSEINPFLKISSAADFVRMLPQGLHERGHEIRILMPKFGVINERRNRLHEVVRLSGINIRVGNEEKPLTIKVASIPNVRLQVYFLDNEDYFQRKSVLFDNNDTFHPDNDERAIFFCKGAIETVKKLGWTPNIIHCHDWMTSLIPLYVKTHYKDDPVFQNSKVVFTVYNNAFNEHFPASFVEKARLDGIPHETLRDFAENSYYGVTKGGMRMADAITFGQNAIDPHIQAFLDDTNIQPRHVRADAPDYIERYQQLYHAILN, from the coding sequence ATGGAAAAATTACGAATACTCTTTGTAACTAGTGAAATAAACCCATTTTTAAAAATTTCTTCAGCTGCTGATTTTGTTCGGATGTTGCCTCAGGGCTTGCACGAACGCGGGCACGAAATCAGAATATTAATGCCTAAGTTTGGAGTTATCAACGAAAGAAGGAATCGCCTCCACGAGGTAGTACGTCTTTCAGGGATTAATATCCGAGTAGGAAATGAAGAGAAACCCCTGACCATCAAAGTAGCCTCCATCCCAAACGTTCGCCTACAAGTTTATTTTTTAGATAACGAAGATTATTTTCAGCGAAAATCCGTACTTTTTGATAACAACGACACTTTCCACCCAGATAATGATGAGCGTGCTATCTTCTTCTGCAAAGGAGCCATAGAAACAGTCAAGAAATTAGGTTGGACTCCAAACATCATCCATTGCCATGATTGGATGACGAGTTTAATCCCCTTATACGTTAAAACTCACTATAAAGATGACCCTGTTTTCCAGAATAGCAAAGTAGTATTTACGGTTTACAATAATGCTTTTAATGAGCATTTTCCGGCATCATTTGTAGAGAAAGCTCGTTTAGACGGGATTCCCCATGAAACCTTGCGTGATTTTGCCGAGAATAGCTACTATGGAGTTACCAAAGGCGGGATGCGTATGGCTGATGCTATTACTTTTGGGCAAAATGCCATTGACCCGCATATTCAAGCGTTTTTGGACGATACCAATATTCAACCACGCCACGTTCGAGCAGATGCGCCAGATTATATTGAACGCTATCAACAACTATACCACGCGATTTTAAACTGA
- a CDS encoding DUF4270 domain-containing protein yields MLSLLNISYRHIILCLFLFSFFESCKKIDDIGSEALDPKTGVVVEYSDTTHIQVKTQFLDSIKTSSVNVHLFGNMYDPVMGHIDCATYLQFSLASTNLSLESDVVFDSLRLFMRVPLVYGSVLGKPELTQTLQIHEITEDTFSSTKSYYSHQSLLYNPAVEYSGNLAFKFPKPYQGDTTWGVLLDSTLGKRLLFGAGTSYTDNASFQNFFKGLVLKTQKVSGTDMGAIFQFYPFDQDSRLVLNYHKQGESTSKTLVFYIDSQSAHYHSVKRSEYELKPYGLLKDTTGNSVNFLVCGAYHKLFVKLSGLSTIREQGINYAELVIPVHPDYYIPSDSTVLAPSTVYPFQADSTQTETGVALTTSYYFDNTSQSYRVPITGYFQSIVRDSTRNTGLVLLPFENATSLRRAVVTGPGHPSRPIKLRLLTTRPPK; encoded by the coding sequence GTGCTTTCTCTTTTAAATATTTCATACCGGCATATAATCCTTTGCCTTTTTCTTTTTTCTTTTTTTGAAAGTTGTAAAAAAATAGATGACATTGGTTCAGAAGCACTTGACCCCAAAACTGGCGTAGTTGTTGAATATAGCGATACCACCCATATTCAAGTAAAGACTCAGTTTCTGGATTCGATAAAGACAAGTTCCGTTAATGTTCATCTATTTGGTAATATGTATGACCCGGTTATGGGGCATATAGACTGCGCTACGTACCTCCAATTTTCCTTAGCTTCTACCAATCTTTCCTTAGAAAGTGATGTAGTCTTTGATTCGCTGCGTCTTTTTATGCGCGTTCCATTAGTTTACGGGTCAGTACTTGGAAAACCAGAATTAACACAAACTCTTCAGATACATGAAATTACCGAAGATACATTTTCATCAACAAAATCTTACTATTCACATCAAAGCCTTCTTTACAACCCTGCTGTTGAATATTCCGGTAATTTAGCTTTCAAATTTCCAAAACCCTATCAGGGGGACACTACTTGGGGTGTTCTTTTAGATAGCACACTTGGGAAAAGGCTATTGTTTGGAGCCGGAACATCTTACACAGATAACGCAAGTTTTCAAAACTTCTTTAAAGGCTTAGTACTCAAAACCCAAAAAGTCTCAGGAACAGATATGGGAGCTATTTTTCAGTTTTATCCCTTTGACCAAGATTCCAGATTAGTGCTAAATTACCACAAACAAGGAGAAAGTACTTCAAAAACACTTGTTTTTTATATTGACAGTCAATCTGCTCATTATCACTCTGTTAAAAGAAGTGAGTACGAGCTAAAACCCTATGGACTTTTGAAAGACACTACCGGTAATTCTGTTAATTTTTTAGTTTGCGGAGCATACCATAAATTGTTTGTAAAACTTTCCGGCCTAAGCACAATTCGAGAGCAAGGCATTAATTATGCAGAGCTTGTGATACCGGTTCATCCGGATTATTACATACCTTCGGATTCTACGGTTTTAGCTCCCTCAACGGTCTATCCTTTTCAGGCTGATTCTACCCAAACGGAAACCGGAGTAGCTTTGACTACGAGTTACTATTTTGACAATACTTCCCAGAGTTATCGCGTTCCGATTACCGGTTATTTTCAGAGCATTGTACGGGATTCTACCAGAAACACCGGTTTAGTATTACTTCCGTTTGAGAACGCTACCTCTTTGAGGCGAGCAGTTGTTACCGGCCCCGGGCATCCTTCACGGCCAATAAAATTACGATTATTGACCACTCGCCCACCCAAATAA
- a CDS encoding C40 family peptidase — protein sequence MERGIIAVCVSPIRQEPSHRSEMISQALFGYVVQILNRTEEWCYVKNEIDQYEGWITQSHIQNSPVLLLQNLTWKVITEPWVRAQMCCENQKSTLFLTAGCRIPEIYGESGQLNLPFTDFSVEIDPHYVQDIHPFNIEQLVSYSKMFMNVPYLWGGKTIFGIDCSGLIQTLFSLFSVYLPRDAWQQAAVLQDITWEQRNTGDLIFFQKTVGKISHVALLMNKDFVIHASGRVRIDPITPEGIFNPEQKKYSHQNLILKTLKTT from the coding sequence ATGGAGCGAGGAATTATTGCAGTCTGCGTTTCCCCCATACGACAAGAGCCAAGCCACCGATCCGAAATGATAAGCCAAGCGCTATTTGGCTATGTTGTGCAAATTTTAAACCGTACAGAAGAATGGTGCTATGTGAAAAACGAAATTGACCAATACGAAGGCTGGATAACCCAAAGCCATATACAAAATAGCCCCGTTTTGCTGCTGCAAAATCTTACATGGAAAGTAATAACAGAACCTTGGGTTAGAGCTCAAATGTGCTGTGAAAACCAAAAAAGCACACTATTTTTAACAGCCGGATGTCGGATTCCCGAAATTTATGGCGAAAGTGGGCAACTAAACCTCCCTTTTACTGACTTTTCGGTAGAAATAGACCCACATTACGTTCAAGATATACATCCATTTAACATTGAGCAGTTGGTATCGTATTCCAAAATGTTTATGAATGTGCCATATTTGTGGGGCGGTAAAACAATCTTCGGAATAGATTGTAGCGGTTTGATACAAACTTTATTTTCCTTATTTTCAGTTTACTTACCGCGTGATGCTTGGCAGCAAGCGGCTGTGTTACAGGATATTACTTGGGAACAACGAAATACAGGAGATCTGATTTTCTTTCAGAAAACAGTTGGAAAAATCTCCCATGTTGCGCTGCTCATGAACAAAGACTTTGTGATTCATGCAAGCGGTAGGGTTAGAATAGACCCCATTACGCCAGAAGGGATTTTTAATCCAGAACAAAAAAAATATTCCCACCAGAATCTAATTTTAAAAACGCTGAAAACCACCTAA